The Dokdonella koreensis DS-123 genome has a segment encoding these proteins:
- a CDS encoding alpha/beta hydrolase, producing the protein MSTSPAPAPASFPDAASDLLLPGPVGPIELACALPEPDVARAGTAVICHPHPLQGGTMHNKVVTILERALRELGLATVRFNFRGVGASAGTFDEGNGESDDLAAIVDWVRRVRPSDAVWLAGFSFGSYVALRNARRLDAAALVTVAPPVGRWDFDPIELPACPWLVVQGEEDEVVDPAAVFAWIETLKQPPHLVRMPETGHFFHRRLMDLRGLLKNALQPHLPPPA; encoded by the coding sequence ATGAGCACTTCGCCCGCCCCTGCACCCGCGTCGTTCCCGGATGCGGCATCCGACCTGCTGCTGCCCGGTCCCGTCGGCCCGATCGAGCTGGCCTGCGCCCTGCCCGAGCCGGACGTGGCGCGCGCCGGCACCGCCGTGATCTGCCATCCGCACCCGCTGCAGGGCGGCACGATGCACAACAAGGTCGTGACGATCCTCGAGCGCGCGCTGCGCGAGCTGGGCCTGGCGACGGTCCGCTTCAATTTTCGCGGGGTCGGCGCTTCCGCCGGCACCTTCGACGAGGGCAACGGCGAATCGGACGACCTGGCGGCGATCGTCGACTGGGTGCGCCGGGTCCGGCCGAGCGACGCGGTCTGGCTGGCCGGGTTCTCGTTCGGCAGCTACGTGGCCTTGCGCAATGCGCGGCGCCTGGATGCCGCGGCGCTGGTCACCGTGGCGCCGCCGGTGGGCCGCTGGGATTTCGACCCGATCGAGCTGCCCGCCTGTCCCTGGCTGGTCGTGCAGGGCGAGGAGGACGAGGTCGTCGACCCGGCGGCCGTGTTCGCCTGGATCGAGACGCTCAAGCAGCCCCCGCACCTGGTGCGCATGCCCGAAACCGGCCATTTCTTCCATCGCCGGCTGATGGATCTGCGCGGCCTGCTGAAGAACGCGCTGCAGCCGCACCTGCCGCCGCCGGCATGA
- the zapE gene encoding cell division protein ZapE, translating to MSGADSARQTPGERYRAGVAEGRWQADPAQLAALPALDRIWRELVEADRPVPLWQRLTGRGARAPVRGLYLWGRVGRGKTFLTELFVDTLPIAAKRRVHFHRFMQEIHAGLKALAGRSDPLVELARQTAAQARLLCLDEFLVSDIGDAMILGNLLKALFAEGVVLVTTSNTPPAELYRDGLQRDRFLPAIALIEQHCETVELASPHDWRLRALKQAPVFHTPPGPDAERRMLATFRRVAHGEERANFELMLNERPVPVLRAAGGVIWFEFAALCEGPRGVADYIELARSYHTLLVSNVPQFTPQTEDAALRFVELVDELYDRGVKLVLSAAAPIIDIYDGKRLRAAFARTESRLIEMQSEDYLAREHRA from the coding sequence ATGAGTGGTGCGGACAGCGCGCGGCAGACCCCCGGCGAGCGCTACCGGGCCGGCGTCGCGGAAGGCCGGTGGCAAGCAGACCCGGCCCAGCTGGCCGCCCTGCCGGCGCTGGACCGCATCTGGCGCGAGCTGGTCGAGGCCGACCGGCCGGTGCCGCTGTGGCAGCGGCTGACCGGACGCGGCGCGCGCGCGCCGGTACGCGGCCTGTACCTGTGGGGGCGGGTCGGCCGCGGCAAGACCTTCCTGACCGAGCTGTTCGTCGACACGCTGCCGATCGCGGCGAAACGGCGCGTCCATTTCCATCGCTTCATGCAGGAGATCCACGCCGGCCTCAAGGCGCTGGCCGGGCGCAGCGATCCGCTGGTCGAGCTCGCGCGGCAGACCGCGGCGCAGGCGCGGCTGCTGTGCCTGGACGAGTTCCTGGTCAGCGACATCGGCGATGCGATGATCCTCGGCAACCTGCTCAAGGCCCTGTTCGCCGAAGGCGTGGTGCTGGTGACCACGTCCAATACGCCGCCGGCGGAGCTGTACCGCGACGGCCTGCAGCGGGATCGTTTCCTGCCGGCGATCGCGCTGATCGAGCAGCACTGCGAAACGGTCGAGCTCGCCTCGCCGCACGACTGGCGGCTGCGTGCGCTCAAGCAGGCCCCGGTGTTCCACACGCCGCCCGGGCCGGATGCCGAACGGCGCATGCTGGCCACGTTCCGCCGCGTCGCCCATGGCGAGGAACGCGCGAACTTCGAGCTGATGCTCAACGAGCGCCCGGTGCCGGTGCTGCGTGCCGCGGGCGGCGTGATCTGGTTCGAGTTCGCCGCGCTGTGCGAAGGCCCGCGCGGCGTGGCCGACTACATCGAGCTGGCACGCAGCTACCACACGCTGCTGGTATCCAACGTCCCGCAGTTCACGCCGCAGACCGAGGATGCGGCGCTGCGCTTCGTCGAACTGGTGGACGAGCTCTACGATCGCGGCGTCAAGCTGGTGCTTTCGGCGGCGGCGCCGATCATCGACATCTACGACGGCAAGCGGCTGCGCGCCGCCTTCGCACGGACCGAGTCGCGCCTGATCGAGATGCAGAGCGAGGACTACCTCGCCCGCGAGCATCGCGCCTGA
- a CDS encoding c-type cytochrome has protein sequence MLIGFLVVVAIGLIALALHIYAGNPSPANTEHAKIVQARLAPVGAVYAGDTGRAAMLAAQEAAAKAAASQVAYGGTTDGSVIFGNLCQSCHGTGAGGAPKLTDKAHWGPRLAEGVDTLVKHAIEGYTGSSGMMPARGGNPALTDEQVRATVEWMIEQVK, from the coding sequence ATGCTGATCGGCTTCCTGGTGGTCGTCGCCATCGGCCTGATCGCCCTGGCCCTGCACATCTATGCCGGCAATCCTTCGCCGGCCAATACCGAGCACGCCAAGATCGTCCAGGCACGCCTGGCACCGGTCGGCGCCGTCTATGCCGGTGACACCGGCCGGGCGGCGATGCTGGCCGCGCAGGAGGCCGCCGCCAAGGCGGCGGCGTCCCAGGTGGCCTACGGCGGTACCACCGACGGCAGCGTGATCTTCGGCAACCTCTGCCAGAGCTGCCACGGCACCGGTGCCGGTGGCGCGCCGAAGCTGACGGACAAGGCGCATTGGGGTCCTCGACTGGCCGAGGGGGTCGATACGCTGGTCAAGCACGCGATCGAAGGCTATACCGGCAGCAGCGGCATGATGCCGGCGCGCGGCGGCAATCCGGCCCTGACCGACGAGCAGGTCCGCGCCACGGTCGAGTGGATGATCGAACAGGTCAAGTAG
- a CDS encoding TorF family putative porin, producing the protein MKKRLLAFCSSVPLACCMAVSAQAQEDDAFPVSGSFALTSDYIFRGTTQTNRKPALQGGVQYDHASGFYAGVWGSNVSWLSDAADEVSSSVELDAYAGFSSSFGDSDFGYDVGVLRYFYPGRYPDGFVSPNTTEVYAAISWTDLTLKYSYALTNTFGWADSKHSDYIELNYSLPFAEVWTLDAHVGRQTIDGTRGADYTDWKIGIGYDFGHGFSLAAAYVDTNADKDYYTNAYGKYLGKQTGVLTLTKSF; encoded by the coding sequence ATGAAAAAGCGACTTCTCGCGTTCTGCTCGTCCGTTCCGCTGGCGTGTTGCATGGCCGTTTCGGCCCAGGCCCAGGAAGACGATGCGTTCCCGGTCAGCGGCTCGTTCGCACTGACCAGTGACTACATCTTCCGCGGCACGACCCAGACCAATCGCAAGCCGGCGCTGCAGGGCGGCGTGCAGTACGACCATGCCAGCGGCTTCTACGCGGGCGTCTGGGGAAGCAATGTCAGCTGGCTGTCCGACGCGGCGGACGAGGTGTCTAGCAGCGTCGAGCTCGACGCCTACGCGGGGTTTTCCAGCAGTTTCGGCGACAGCGACTTCGGCTACGACGTCGGCGTGCTGCGCTATTTCTACCCGGGCCGCTACCCGGACGGCTTCGTCAGCCCGAACACCACCGAGGTCTATGCCGCGATCAGCTGGACCGACCTGACGCTCAAGTACTCCTACGCGCTGACCAACACCTTCGGCTGGGCCGACTCCAAGCACAGCGACTACATCGAGCTCAACTACAGCCTGCCGTTCGCGGAGGTCTGGACGCTGGACGCCCATGTCGGCCGGCAGACGATCGACGGCACCCGCGGCGCGGACTACACCGACTGGAAGATCGGCATCGGCTACGACTTCGGCCACGGCTTCTCGCTGGCGGCGGCGTATGTCGATACCAACGCGGACAAGGACTACTACACCAACGCCTACGGAAAGTACCTGGGCAAGCAGACCGGCGTGCTCACGCTGACCAAGTCGTTCTGA
- a CDS encoding ACP phosphodiesterase: MNHLAHALLAGTDPQRVLGSLMGDFVRGAIDPALPEPVGEGIAQHRAIDRYTDAHPQVVAARALFAPPFRRYAGILIDIWFDHLLAGDFARWSAEPLPDFNARIHRVLAAGGTHLPEGLQRFAHYLRRNDLPLRYRERPMIAQVLAGVGSRLRRDNPLAAGLDAIAPIEPQLQAAFEAFFPDLMTFARQPRRWRS; the protein is encoded by the coding sequence ATGAACCATCTCGCCCACGCCCTGCTCGCCGGTACCGATCCACAGCGCGTGCTCGGCAGCCTCATGGGTGATTTCGTGCGCGGCGCGATCGATCCCGCCCTGCCGGAGCCGGTCGGCGAAGGCATCGCCCAGCACCGTGCGATCGACCGCTACACCGACGCTCATCCGCAGGTCGTCGCCGCGCGCGCGCTGTTCGCGCCGCCGTTCCGGCGCTATGCCGGAATCCTGATCGACATCTGGTTCGACCACCTGCTGGCCGGCGACTTCGCGCGCTGGTCGGCCGAGCCGCTGCCGGACTTCAACGCGCGCATCCATCGCGTGCTGGCGGCCGGCGGCACGCACCTGCCGGAGGGCCTGCAGCGCTTCGCGCACTACCTGCGCCGCAACGACCTGCCGCTGCGCTATCGCGAACGGCCGATGATCGCGCAGGTGCTCGCCGGTGTCGGCAGCCGGCTGCGCCGCGACAATCCGCTGGCCGCCGGCCTCGACGCGATCGCACCGATCGAGCCGCAGCTGCAGGCCGCATTCGAGGCGTTCTTTCCGGACCTGATGACCTTCGCGCGCCAGCCGCGCCGGTGGCGGAGCTGA
- a CDS encoding DUF1801 domain-containing protein has protein sequence MVKSAAMTVAQYLDSLPIERRQVVAPLRDLILRHLPPGYAESMNWGMISYEVPLARYPSTYNGQPLAYAALAAQKNGYSLYLMGLSMKPEREQALRDAFRAAGKKLDMGKACVRFGRLDDLPLDAIAAAIAGTPVQAYLADYEASRPAGPAKKTAQTAATKKATGTAVKAAPSKTVKPIKTAKTAKTAPPRKPAGSAGAKRATAARR, from the coding sequence ATGGTGAAGAGTGCAGCGATGACCGTCGCGCAGTACCTCGACAGCCTGCCGATCGAGCGGCGGCAGGTGGTGGCACCGCTGCGCGACCTGATCCTCCGGCATCTGCCGCCGGGCTATGCCGAGTCGATGAACTGGGGAATGATCAGCTACGAGGTCCCGCTCGCGCGCTATCCGTCCACCTACAACGGACAGCCGCTGGCCTATGCCGCGCTCGCCGCGCAGAAGAACGGCTACTCGCTCTACCTGATGGGTCTCTCGATGAAGCCCGAGCGCGAGCAGGCGCTGCGCGACGCGTTCCGCGCAGCCGGCAAGAAGCTGGACATGGGCAAGGCCTGCGTGCGGTTCGGCCGGCTCGACGACCTGCCGCTCGACGCGATCGCTGCGGCCATCGCCGGTACGCCGGTCCAGGCGTATCTGGCCGACTACGAGGCCAGCCGCCCGGCCGGACCGGCGAAGAAGACCGCCCAGACCGCCGCCACGAAGAAGGCGACCGGCACGGCCGTGAAGGCGGCGCCCTCCAAGACCGTCAAGCCAATCAAGACCGCCAAGACCGCCAAGACCGCCCCGCCGCGGAAGCCGGCCGGCAGCGCCGGAGCCAAGCGTGCCACCGCCGCGCGACGCTGA
- a CDS encoding IS3 family transposase (programmed frameshift), protein MKKRFTDEQIIGLLREAEAGVMSIKALCKRHNLTEQTFFRWRNKFGGMDVPDARRLKDLESENSRLKRLVAEQMLVIDGMKEIGRKKMTTPSARRESAQVLVRRGVSQRKACRYLGLSRRISSYELTQPEKDRAVAEKLLAASPQVPRFGYRRMAAWLALGEARVRRQWRALGLNIPRRRPRRRRSGSDIRLPGAVRPNAVWSYDFVHDQMVDGRALKLLCVIDEYTRECLAIEVGASLRAQDVILTLSRLMRLYGKPAFLRSDNGAEFASAKVMRWLRDAAIGPAFIAPGSPWQNGFVESFNGKLRDELLNREWFRSRTEAKVLIERWRKFYNEQRPHSAHRYKTPASIRQAWHEPDTIQSGLTT, encoded by the exons ATGAAGAAGCGTTTTACCGACGAGCAGATCATTGGCCTCCTGCGCGAGGCCGAGGCCGGCGTGATGTCGATCAAGGCGCTGTGCAAGAGGCACAACCTGACCGAGCAGACGTTCTTCCGCTGGCGCAACAAGTTCGGCGGGATGGACGTGCCGGACGCGCGGCGTCTCAAGGACCTCGAGTCCGAAAACAGCCGTCTGAAGCGCCTGGTCGCCGAACAGATGCTGGTGATCGACGGAATGAAGGAAATCG GTCGGAAAAAAATGACGACCCCGTCGGCGCGGCGCGAGTCGGCCCAGGTGCTGGTCCGTCGGGGAGTTTCGCAACGCAAGGCGTGCCGGTATCTGGGCCTGAGCCGGCGCATCAGCAGCTACGAACTGACGCAGCCTGAGAAGGACCGGGCCGTGGCCGAGAAGCTGCTGGCGGCCTCGCCGCAGGTCCCGCGGTTCGGATATCGGCGGATGGCGGCGTGGCTGGCTCTCGGCGAGGCTCGCGTGCGTCGGCAATGGCGCGCGCTGGGTCTGAACATTCCGCGGCGCCGGCCGCGTCGTCGACGTTCGGGCAGCGACATTCGGCTACCGGGTGCCGTGCGACCCAACGCTGTCTGGAGCTACGACTTCGTGCACGACCAGATGGTCGACGGCCGCGCGTTGAAGCTGCTGTGCGTGATAGACGAGTACACCCGTGAGTGCTTGGCGATCGAGGTCGGGGCGAGCTTGCGGGCACAGGACGTGATCCTGACGCTGTCTCGGCTGATGCGGCTCTACGGAAAGCCGGCGTTCTTGCGTTCGGACAACGGCGCCGAGTTCGCCTCGGCCAAGGTGATGCGCTGGCTACGCGACGCAGCGATCGGCCCTGCCTTCATCGCACCGGGCAGCCCATGGCAGAACGGTTTCGTCGAAAGCTTCAACGGCAAGCTGCGCGACGAGTTGCTCAACCGCGAATGGTTCCGCAGCCGTACCGAAGCGAAGGTGCTGATCGAGCGCTGGCGGAAGTTCTACAACGAGCAGCGACCGCACAGTGCGCATCGCTACAAGACCCCGGCCAGCATCCGCCAAGCGTGGCACGAACCCGATACCATTCAATCTGGACTCACCACCTGA
- the aqpZ gene encoding aquaporin Z, protein MSIGKRTAAEFLGTFWLVFGGCGSAVLAAAFPELGIGFVGVALAFGLTVLTMAYAVGHISGGHFNPAVSIGLLAGGRFAARDFIPYVIAQVLGAIAAGGVLYLIASGKPGFDAAAGFASNGYGALSPGGYSLTAALVAEIVLTAFFVLIIMGVTDGRAPAGFAPLAIGLALTLIHLISIPVTNTSVNPARSTGVAVFAGGGYITQLWAFWVAPLIGGAIGGLVYRSLFEGPRR, encoded by the coding sequence ATGTCGATAGGCAAGCGCACGGCGGCCGAGTTCCTCGGCACATTCTGGTTGGTGTTCGGTGGTTGTGGCAGCGCGGTGCTCGCCGCGGCCTTTCCGGAGTTGGGCATCGGGTTCGTCGGCGTCGCGCTGGCGTTCGGCTTGACGGTGCTGACGATGGCCTATGCGGTGGGACACATCTCCGGCGGGCATTTCAATCCGGCGGTTTCGATCGGCCTGCTGGCCGGCGGCCGGTTCGCCGCCCGCGATTTCATCCCGTACGTGATCGCCCAGGTGCTCGGCGCCATCGCCGCCGGCGGCGTGCTGTACCTGATCGCCAGCGGGAAGCCCGGCTTCGATGCGGCGGCGGGTTTCGCTTCCAACGGCTACGGCGCGCTGTCCCCGGGCGGCTATTCGCTGACCGCGGCATTGGTCGCCGAGATCGTGCTGACGGCGTTCTTCGTGCTGATCATCATGGGCGTGACCGACGGCCGTGCGCCGGCGGGCTTCGCGCCGCTCGCGATCGGCCTTGCGCTGACGCTGATCCACCTGATCAGCATTCCGGTCACCAACACCTCGGTCAACCCGGCGCGCAGCACCGGCGTGGCGGTGTTCGCCGGTGGCGGCTACATCACCCAGCTCTGGGCGTTCTGGGTGGCTCCGCTGATCGGCGGCGCGATCGGTGGACTGGTCTATCGCAGCCTGTTCGAAGGCCCGCGGCGCTGA
- a CDS encoding P-II family nitrogen regulator — protein MKLITAIVRPFKLDEVREALSQAGVSGITVTEVKGFGRQKGHTELYRGAEYVVDFLPKIKIETVVTDDRVEPVLEAIQAAAATGKTGDGKIFVTAIEQAIRIRTGEVGADAL, from the coding sequence ATGAAGCTGATTACCGCCATCGTTCGACCGTTCAAGCTGGACGAGGTCCGCGAAGCGCTGTCGCAAGCCGGCGTATCGGGCATCACCGTGACCGAGGTCAAGGGCTTCGGCCGGCAGAAAGGCCATACCGAGCTCTACCGCGGCGCCGAGTACGTGGTCGACTTCCTGCCGAAGATCAAGATCGAGACGGTCGTCACCGACGACCGGGTCGAGCCCGTCCTGGAAGCGATCCAGGCGGCCGCCGCGACCGGCAAGACCGGCGACGGCAAGATCTTCGTCACTGCCATCGAGCAGGCCATCCGAATCCGCACCGGCGAAGTCGGCGCGGATGCCCTCTGA
- a CDS encoding peroxiredoxin codes for MRSVLFAVVWCLLLVVPAFAAEPAPAGPTDGQPAPAFRLQDQKGKWHTLDQYQGHWLVLYFYPKDFTPGCTKQVCAFRDDIAQLRKAGADVLGVSLDDVKSHAEFAEKHKVPFPLLADVDKAAARSYGVLGERMGLSYARRETFLIDPHGQVARRYVDVDPEQNVKDVLADLDRLKTAAAPTAG; via the coding sequence ATGCGTAGCGTGCTGTTTGCCGTCGTGTGGTGCCTGCTGCTGGTCGTTCCCGCGTTCGCCGCCGAGCCGGCACCGGCCGGCCCGACCGACGGTCAGCCGGCCCCGGCGTTCCGTCTGCAGGACCAGAAGGGAAAGTGGCATACGCTGGACCAGTACCAGGGCCATTGGCTGGTGCTGTACTTCTATCCCAAGGACTTCACGCCGGGCTGCACCAAGCAGGTCTGCGCGTTCCGCGACGACATCGCCCAGTTGCGCAAGGCCGGCGCCGACGTGCTGGGCGTCAGCCTGGACGACGTCAAGTCGCATGCCGAGTTCGCCGAGAAGCACAAGGTGCCGTTCCCGCTGCTGGCGGATGTGGACAAAGCCGCCGCGCGCAGCTACGGCGTGCTCGGCGAGCGGATGGGGCTTTCCTATGCGCGTCGGGAGACCTTCCTGATCGACCCGCACGGCCAGGTCGCACGGCGCTACGTCGACGTCGACCCGGAGCAGAACGTCAAGGACGTGCTGGCCGACCTGGATCGGTTGAAGACCGCCGCGGCGCCGACCGCCGGCTGA
- a CDS encoding DNA-deoxyinosine glycosylase, with protein sequence MPPPRDADAPLPVTHRVSSFPPQVGAGCRLLLLGSVPSVRSLALGQSYGHPHNLFWPLMGEMFQAGPELPYAERIRRLHTRGIGIWDVLRDCERPGSLDASIVRGSEVANDIAGLLADQPTIRAIGLNGGKAQEAFRRHVVPTLDAARLARLTVLALPSTSPANASMPAAAKRERWRVLLTQVDNTPADPAE encoded by the coding sequence GTGCCACCGCCGCGCGACGCTGATGCGCCATTGCCGGTGACCCACCGTGTCAGCAGCTTCCCGCCGCAGGTCGGTGCGGGCTGCCGGCTGTTGCTGCTCGGCAGCGTGCCCAGCGTCCGTTCGCTGGCGCTCGGCCAGTCCTACGGGCATCCGCACAACCTGTTCTGGCCGCTGATGGGCGAGATGTTCCAGGCCGGTCCCGAGCTTCCGTACGCCGAGCGCATCCGGCGCCTGCATACCCGGGGCATCGGCATCTGGGACGTGCTGCGCGATTGCGAGCGGCCCGGCAGCCTCGATGCGTCGATCGTCCGCGGCAGCGAGGTGGCCAACGACATCGCCGGCCTGCTGGCGGACCAGCCGACGATCCGGGCGATCGGCCTCAACGGCGGCAAGGCGCAGGAAGCGTTTCGCCGCCATGTGGTGCCGACGCTCGACGCCGCCCGCCTGGCCCGGCTCACCGTGCTGGCGCTGCCTTCCACCAGCCCGGCCAATGCGTCGATGCCGGCGGCCGCCAAGCGCGAGCGCTGGCGCGTGTTGCTGACACAGGTCGATAACACGCCGGCCGATCCGGCGGAGTAA
- a CDS encoding transcriptional regulator domain-containing protein yields the protein MSYYASRRTHAEILVKYDCSPWETSAAYLYVLRLGPPALAWEYLRRNSGYRREWQTLPSASRLQLT from the coding sequence CTGTCGTATTACGCGTCTCGACGTACGCACGCTGAAATACTCGTAAAATACGATTGCTCGCCCTGGGAGACTTCCGCTGCCTATCTCTACGTCCTGCGGTTAGGACCGCCTGCGCTCGCTTGGGAGTACCTACGTCGCAACTCGGGCTATCGACGCGAGTGGCAAACGTTGCCCTCCGCATCGCGGTTGCAGCTGACCTGA
- a CDS encoding ammonium transporter: MNDRLSTRWKHRPLAGAALLALAGASSLACAQETTPVVDKGDVAWMLTSTLLVLLMTVPGLALFYGGMVRAKNVLSVLMQVLTVFSLLVILWAVYGYSLAFAGGGAFIGTFDKVFLSGVTLQSLADTFTDNVKLPEYVFVAFQSTFAGITGALIVGAFAERIKFSAALLFSVLWFTFGYLPMAHMVWAAGGYLFEKGALDFAGGTVVHINAGVAGLVGAYLVGKRTGFGREAIKPHNVTFTMVGASLLWVGWFGFNAGSNLEATAGAALAFINTLFATAAAVLAWSLVEGITKGKPSALGAASGAVAGLVGITPAAGLVGPFGAIVIGLAAGMICVWGVTGLKRLLGADDSLDVFGVHGIGGIVGAILTGVFAAPSLGGTGGEDYAIGAQVGIQALGVVVTIVWIGIVSAVSFLIAKLVFGLRVSEEEEREGLDITCHGESAYES, from the coding sequence ATGAACGATCGACTCTCGACACGGTGGAAGCACCGTCCCCTCGCCGGCGCGGCCCTGCTCGCCCTCGCCGGCGCCTCCTCCCTCGCCTGCGCCCAGGAAACCACGCCCGTGGTCGACAAGGGCGACGTCGCCTGGATGCTGACCTCCACCTTGCTGGTGCTGCTGATGACGGTGCCGGGCCTGGCGCTGTTCTACGGCGGCATGGTGCGCGCCAAGAACGTGCTTTCGGTGCTGATGCAGGTACTGACCGTGTTCTCGCTGCTGGTGATCCTGTGGGCGGTCTACGGCTACAGCCTGGCGTTCGCCGGCGGTGGCGCATTCATCGGCACGTTCGACAAGGTGTTCCTGTCCGGCGTGACGCTGCAGTCGCTGGCCGACACCTTCACCGACAACGTCAAGCTGCCCGAGTACGTGTTCGTCGCGTTCCAGTCGACGTTCGCCGGCATCACCGGCGCACTGATCGTCGGTGCGTTCGCCGAACGCATCAAGTTCTCGGCGGCCCTGCTGTTCTCGGTCCTGTGGTTCACGTTCGGCTACCTGCCGATGGCGCACATGGTCTGGGCGGCCGGAGGCTACCTGTTCGAGAAGGGTGCGCTGGACTTCGCCGGCGGCACGGTGGTGCACATCAATGCCGGCGTCGCCGGCCTGGTCGGCGCGTACCTGGTCGGCAAGCGCACCGGCTTCGGCCGCGAGGCGATCAAGCCGCACAACGTGACCTTCACGATGGTCGGCGCCTCGCTGCTGTGGGTCGGCTGGTTCGGCTTCAACGCCGGCTCCAACCTGGAAGCCACGGCGGGCGCGGCCCTGGCCTTCATCAACACCCTGTTCGCGACGGCGGCGGCGGTCCTGGCCTGGTCGCTGGTCGAGGGCATCACCAAGGGCAAGCCGTCGGCGCTCGGCGCCGCCTCGGGCGCGGTCGCCGGCCTGGTCGGCATCACGCCGGCGGCGGGCCTGGTCGGCCCGTTCGGCGCGATCGTGATCGGCCTGGCGGCCGGCATGATCTGCGTCTGGGGCGTCACCGGCCTCAAGCGCCTGCTCGGCGCCGACGACAGCCTGGACGTGTTCGGCGTGCACGGCATCGGCGGCATCGTCGGCGCGATCCTGACCGGCGTGTTCGCCGCGCCGTCACTCGGCGGCACCGGCGGCGAGGACTACGCGATCGGGGCACAGGTCGGCATCCAGGCGCTGGGCGTGGTCGTCACGATCGTCTGGATCGGCATCGTCTCGGCGGTCTCGTTCCTGATCGCCAAGCTGGTCTTCGGCCTGCGCGTCAGCGAAGAGGAAGAACGCGAAGGCCTGGACATCACCTGTCACGGCGAGTCCGCCTACGAAAGCTGA